The Halalkalibacter krulwichiae genome has a segment encoding these proteins:
- a CDS encoding energy-coupling factor transporter transmembrane component T family protein gives MLQNVIIGQYVAAPSFLHRLDSRSKLISAFLLVFIIFLANNWYANGLVILFTLFTVLISKIPISFIYKGIRPILWLVLFTFILHLFMTRGGEIVFNFGFLTVYEEGIRQGLFIAVRLLTIIMLTSLVTLTTKPIDLTDGLESLFNPLKKIGLPAHELALMMSIALRFIPTFMQETEKIMKAQMARGVDFTTGPIAKRIKALLPLLIPLFISAFKRAEDLALAMEARGYRGGEGRTKYRLLVWKWQDTSVIFLCMVFGLMIFVLRYI, from the coding sequence ATGCTTCAAAATGTGATTATTGGGCAATACGTAGCTGCTCCGTCGTTTCTACATCGTTTAGATTCGCGTTCTAAATTAATCAGTGCTTTTTTACTTGTATTTATTATTTTTCTAGCAAACAATTGGTACGCTAATGGCTTAGTCATCTTATTTACTCTTTTTACGGTTCTCATCTCAAAGATTCCAATTTCATTTATTTATAAAGGAATAAGACCAATTTTGTGGCTTGTTTTATTTACGTTTATTCTTCATCTTTTTATGACAAGAGGTGGAGAAATAGTGTTTAACTTTGGCTTTTTGACGGTTTATGAAGAGGGGATTAGGCAAGGTCTGTTTATTGCGGTTCGGTTATTAACGATTATCATGCTCACGTCTCTTGTCACGTTAACGACGAAGCCGATTGATTTAACAGACGGGTTAGAAAGTTTATTTAATCCATTAAAGAAAATCGGTTTGCCTGCCCATGAATTAGCATTAATGATGTCAATTGCTTTAAGGTTTATCCCAACCTTTATGCAAGAAACAGAGAAGATTATGAAGGCACAAATGGCTCGTGGTGTTGATTTTACGACAGGTCCAATTGCCAAGCGAATTAAAGCTTTGCTACCCTTGCTGATCCCTTTATTTATTAGTGCGTTTAAGCGAGCTGAAGACTTAGCTCTAGCAATGGAGGCGAGAGGATACCGTGGGGGAGAAGGACGTACAAAGTATCGGTTATTAGTATGGAAATGGCAAGATACGAGTGTTATTTTCCTTTGTATGGTGTTTGGACTAATGATTTTCGTATTGAGGTACATCTAA
- the truA gene encoding tRNA pseudouridine(38-40) synthase TruA, whose product MVLKRVALWVMYDGTAFSGYQVQPGKRTVQLEVEKALRTLHKGTDVRVHASGRTDTGVHARGQVLHFDSPLMIPTERWPKAINSCLPEDVRIIEASYVQADFHSRYAAVKKEYRYRVFTPKHPDVWRRNTTFHFPYSIDFERVKKAASYLLGTHDFSSFCASNTDVQDKVRTLYELEVCKQGDEIVFRLVGSGFLYNMVRIIVGTLLEVGIGKRVPDELATILEAEDRTKAGKTAPGNGLFLWKVSYEYEIFSDEF is encoded by the coding sequence ATGGTGTTGAAGCGAGTGGCATTGTGGGTAATGTATGACGGGACAGCTTTTTCAGGGTATCAAGTCCAGCCGGGAAAGCGTACAGTTCAATTAGAAGTTGAGAAGGCATTAAGAACTCTTCATAAAGGCACGGATGTACGTGTCCATGCTTCAGGAAGAACAGACACAGGTGTTCATGCTAGAGGACAAGTCCTTCATTTTGATTCGCCACTGATGATACCAACTGAAAGGTGGCCGAAAGCTATCAATTCCTGTTTGCCAGAGGATGTTCGTATTATTGAAGCATCATATGTCCAGGCCGATTTTCATTCAAGATATGCCGCAGTAAAGAAAGAATACCGCTATCGAGTATTTACTCCAAAACATCCGGATGTTTGGAGAAGAAATACTACGTTTCATTTTCCATATTCAATAGACTTTGAAAGAGTTAAAAAAGCGGCTTCGTACTTACTGGGAACTCATGATTTCAGCTCATTTTGTGCATCAAATACAGATGTACAAGATAAAGTGAGAACCCTTTATGAACTAGAGGTTTGCAAGCAAGGTGATGAAATTGTCTTTCGATTAGTAGGAAGTGGCTTTTTATATAACATGGTTCGCATCATTGTCGGTACATTGTTAGAAGTTGGGATAGGCAAAAGAGTACCAGATGAATTGGCTACCATTTTAGAGGCTGAAGACCGGACAAAGGCTGGTAAAACAGCACCTGGAAATGGGCTGTTTCTCTGGAAAGTATCCTATGAATATGAGATTTTCAGTGATGAATTTTAA
- a CDS encoding YbaK family protein, whose amino-acid sequence MNVTVLSDKRREKQWKFERSILKNLSLKELKANVEEHFRSVVPFHFLSHPFLIDPCMDMAIDAFLVGAEYSKFGYSGENETEVKRRCDDELTEISHCIFNLLQGWLIDSDYLLDSLQVSTEAFVDHWWTKGFREGEKRYRLRLH is encoded by the coding sequence ATGAATGTAACTGTGCTATCTGATAAGCGGAGAGAGAAACAATGGAAGTTTGAACGCAGTATTCTAAAAAATTTATCTCTTAAAGAACTTAAAGCAAATGTTGAAGAGCATTTTCGGTCAGTTGTTCCGTTTCATTTTCTTTCCCACCCTTTTTTAATTGATCCTTGTATGGATATGGCAATAGACGCCTTTTTAGTAGGAGCTGAATACAGTAAATTTGGCTACTCAGGCGAAAATGAAACTGAAGTGAAAAGAAGATGTGATGATGAGTTGACGGAAATATCACATTGTATTTTCAACTTGCTCCAAGGGTGGTTAATCGACTCCGATTATTTGTTGGACTCTTTACAAGTTTCGACAGAAGCCTTTGTTGATCATTGGTGGACAAAGGGGTTTCGAGAAGGAGAAAAACGTTATCGGTTAAGATTGCATTAA
- a CDS encoding TRAP transporter small permease: MNKLKVVLDKTLITSASLLLILMVIFSVWQVLARYVFNISSPGTEESIRYLLIWFGLLTAAYVFGAKKHIAILFFREKFSPRTQLLIERVTDVLIILLAAILMVFGGIKIVLLTSAQTAAATGISLGVVYAALPVSGVFIIIYTVISMMTKRINENEEVGV; this comes from the coding sequence GTGAATAAACTTAAAGTGGTTTTAGATAAAACACTCATAACAAGCGCATCCCTTCTATTGATCTTAATGGTTATTTTCTCGGTTTGGCAAGTGTTGGCGAGGTATGTATTTAACATTTCTTCACCAGGGACAGAAGAATCGATTCGTTATCTGCTGATCTGGTTTGGGTTGTTAACGGCGGCTTATGTGTTTGGAGCAAAGAAGCATATAGCAATATTGTTTTTTAGAGAGAAATTTAGTCCAAGAACACAATTACTAATAGAACGAGTGACAGATGTATTAATCATCTTATTAGCTGCTATTCTAATGGTTTTTGGGGGAATAAAGATTGTACTTCTAACATCAGCACAAACAGCTGCTGCAACGGGCATATCATTAGGAGTAGTATATGCAGCGTTACCGGTAAGTGGAGTGTTTATTATCATCTATACAGTTATTAGCATGATGACAAAGAGAATCAACGAGAATGAGGAGGTGGGAGTATAA
- the rplM gene encoding 50S ribosomal protein L13, producing the protein MRTTYMAKPNEVERKWYVVDAEGQTLGRLASEVASILRGKHKPTFTPHVDTGDFVIIVNAEKIELTGNKLQDKIYYRHSNHPGGLKMTKAADMRANKPERMLELAIKGMLPKNTLGRAQGMKLHVYAGPEHKHQAQKPEVYTLRG; encoded by the coding sequence ATGCGTACAACATATATGGCAAAGCCAAACGAAGTTGAGCGTAAGTGGTATGTAGTCGACGCTGAAGGTCAAACGCTTGGTCGTTTAGCTTCAGAAGTTGCTTCTATTCTACGCGGTAAACACAAGCCAACTTTTACTCCTCACGTTGACACTGGTGATTTTGTAATCATCGTTAACGCTGAGAAAATTGAACTAACTGGTAACAAATTACAAGACAAGATCTACTACCGTCACTCTAACCACCCAGGTGGATTAAAGATGACTAAAGCTGCTGATATGCGTGCTAACAAGCCTGAGCGTATGCTTGAGCTTGCTATCAAAGGAATGCTTCCAAAGAACACGCTTGGACGCGCTCAAGGTATGAAACTTCATGTATATGCAGGACCAGAACACAAACATCAAGCTCAAAAACCAGAAGTTTACACACTTCGCGGTTAA
- the gerD gene encoding spore germination lipoprotein GerD: MKKTVFVFILTMLLTIVTSCAQAENGGGNTPDYESTKKMMVDMLKTDEGKQAIQEIMTDEELQKEIVMDNAFVRVTIQETLTSEAGRQFWQDVMKDPEFAQTFAESMQTENEKLLKGLMKDPEYQSMMITVLQDPEMEQALLETLKAKEYRQQVMTIMTEAFESPFFIAKVNEVLERVAQQQLEKQDQAQGGGGQEGEGGQEGGGGGQSS, translated from the coding sequence ATGAAAAAGACTGTTTTCGTATTTATCCTTACTATGCTCCTAACCATTGTTACAAGTTGTGCGCAAGCTGAGAACGGTGGCGGAAACACTCCAGATTATGAAAGCACAAAGAAAATGATGGTCGATATGCTTAAAACGGACGAGGGAAAACAAGCTATCCAAGAAATTATGACAGATGAAGAATTACAAAAGGAAATCGTTATGGATAATGCCTTTGTCAGAGTAACCATTCAAGAAACCCTCACGTCAGAAGCAGGAAGACAGTTTTGGCAAGACGTGATGAAAGATCCTGAATTCGCTCAGACCTTTGCAGAAAGCATGCAAACCGAAAATGAAAAATTACTTAAAGGTTTAATGAAGGATCCCGAGTATCAAAGTATGATGATTACCGTTCTACAAGATCCTGAAATGGAACAAGCACTTTTAGAAACATTAAAAGCAAAAGAATATAGACAACAAGTCATGACCATTATGACAGAAGCTTTCGAAAGTCCTTTCTTCATAGCTAAAGTTAATGAAGTTCTAGAAAGAGTTGCTCAACAACAACTAGAGAAACAAGACCAAGCCCAGGGCGGCGGCGGACAGGAAGGTGAAGGCGGTCAAGAAGGTGGTGGTGGCGGACAGTCATCATAA
- the cwlD gene encoding N-acetylmuramoyl-L-alanine amidase CwlD, with amino-acid sequence MIKWLKGGAFALGVVSLLFIIQYQFISNDSWSTWNLPLSGKVIVLDPGHGGIDGGAVSKKGVLEKEITLLISMQLRDYLQEAGALVLMTREDDHDLANADTRKIRQRKNEDLRRRVDIINDSDADLFVSLHLNAIPSPKWSGAQTFYNRTLPENEELARFVQDEVRRNLENTNRLAKPIHNVYLIKNAEIPGVLIEAGFLSNPHEADLLSTEDYQQKVAASIYQGILRYYTDEKMPE; translated from the coding sequence TTGATTAAGTGGTTAAAGGGCGGGGCGTTTGCATTAGGTGTCGTCAGTTTATTGTTTATTATCCAATATCAATTTATTAGCAATGATTCATGGTCGACATGGAATCTTCCTTTATCTGGTAAAGTTATTGTCCTAGATCCAGGGCATGGTGGAATTGACGGAGGGGCTGTTTCGAAAAAAGGTGTTCTTGAAAAGGAAATTACGTTATTAATTAGTATGCAGCTCAGGGATTACTTACAAGAAGCCGGAGCTCTCGTTTTAATGACAAGGGAAGATGACCATGACTTAGCAAATGCAGATACAAGGAAAATAAGGCAACGTAAAAATGAAGATTTAAGAAGAAGAGTTGATATTATTAATGATTCGGATGCAGATCTTTTTGTAAGCTTACATCTCAATGCCATTCCATCGCCAAAATGGAGCGGGGCACAGACTTTTTATAACCGTACATTACCTGAAAACGAAGAGCTTGCTAGATTTGTTCAAGATGAAGTTAGACGTAACTTAGAAAATACGAACCGACTTGCAAAGCCAATTCATAATGTATACCTTATAAAAAATGCTGAAATTCCAGGGGTGCTAATTGAAGCTGGATTTTTATCAAATCCTCATGAAGCAGATTTGCTTAGTACCGAAGACTATCAACAAAAAGTAGCAGCTTCAATTTATCAAGGGATTTTACGTTATTATACTGACGAGAAAATGCCTGAATAA
- the rplQ gene encoding 50S ribosomal protein L17 produces the protein MAYAKLGRDSAGRKALFRDLATDLIINERIETTEAKAKELRSIVEKMITLGKRGDLHARRQAASFIRREVADEESGQDAIQKLFSDIATRYEERQGGYTRILKVGPRRGDGAPMVIIELV, from the coding sequence ATGGCATACGCAAAATTAGGACGTGATAGTGCTGGTCGTAAAGCATTATTTCGTGATCTTGCAACAGATCTAATTATCAATGAGCGTATCGAAACGACTGAAGCTAAAGCAAAAGAGCTTCGTTCAATCGTTGAGAAAATGATTACTCTTGGTAAGCGTGGAGATTTACATGCACGTCGTCAAGCTGCTTCATTCATTCGCAGAGAAGTTGCTGACGAAGAGTCAGGTCAAGACGCTATCCAAAAATTATTCTCTGATATCGCTACTCGTTATGAAGAGCGTCAAGGTGGTTATACTCGTATCCTTAAAGTAGGACCTCGTCGTGGTGACGGTGCTCCTATGGTTATTATCGAGCTTGTATAA
- a CDS encoding TRAP transporter substrate-binding protein codes for MKKNIILLLAMFTMIMLAGCQAITGESRELKLAHNQSLDHPIHLSLVEFGRLVEEKSNNELTVKIYANGQLGSEREVIELTQTGAVDVAKVSASALEGFESDYSIFSLPYVFEDYEEFEIVMNNDEITDQLYYQTENIGFIGLTYYNAGTRHLYTKDKEVTSLEEMRGLKVRVQPSQTSVRMVEALGGIPTPMAYGEVYTALQSGVIDAAENNETALVGNNHGEVAKYYMYTGHQIVPDMLIMNAERFEHLTDEEKEIVKEAAVESTMYHEGIWTETIEEFTVIAKERMGVEFVDVDKSIFIEAVQPLHKEYAANEKTRDIYQLIKGGTLSE; via the coding sequence GTGAAAAAGAACATAATTTTGCTACTTGCTATGTTCACAATGATTATGCTTGCTGGTTGCCAAGCCATTACAGGTGAATCTAGAGAATTAAAGCTAGCGCATAACCAATCACTTGATCATCCAATTCATCTTTCTTTGGTTGAGTTTGGAAGATTGGTAGAAGAGAAATCAAATAATGAGTTAACAGTGAAAATTTACGCTAATGGTCAGTTAGGAAGCGAGCGTGAAGTTATTGAATTAACGCAAACAGGTGCTGTAGACGTTGCTAAAGTAAGTGCAAGCGCACTGGAAGGGTTTGAGTCTGACTACTCAATTTTTAGTCTTCCTTACGTATTTGAAGACTATGAAGAATTTGAAATCGTGATGAATAATGACGAAATTACAGATCAACTTTATTATCAAACAGAGAACATTGGCTTTATCGGTTTAACTTATTATAATGCTGGAACAAGACATCTTTATACAAAAGATAAGGAAGTAACAAGCCTTGAAGAGATGCGAGGCTTAAAGGTGAGGGTACAGCCGAGTCAAACAAGTGTGAGAATGGTCGAAGCTTTAGGTGGGATTCCAACTCCTATGGCTTATGGAGAGGTTTATACAGCTCTTCAATCTGGTGTAATAGACGCAGCAGAAAATAATGAGACGGCTTTAGTTGGTAACAATCATGGGGAAGTTGCTAAATATTATATGTATACAGGACATCAGATTGTTCCTGATATGTTAATTATGAATGCAGAGCGTTTCGAACATTTAACAGATGAAGAAAAAGAAATAGTTAAAGAGGCAGCAGTAGAGTCAACAATGTATCATGAAGGTATTTGGACAGAAACAATTGAAGAGTTTACGGTGATTGCCAAAGAGAGAATGGGTGTTGAATTTGTCGATGTTGATAAGTCTATCTTTATTGAAGCCGTTCAACCGCTTCACAAAGAGTATGCTGCAAATGAAAAGACGAGAGATATTTATCAATTAATTAAAGGAGGGACTTTAAGTGAATAA
- the rpsI gene encoding 30S ribosomal protein S9 codes for MAQVQYYGTGRRKHSVARVRLLPGDGRIVINGRELDEYFDLETLKLIVKQPLVETGVEGQYDVHVNVNGGGYTGQAGAIRHGVARALLQVDPDNRPALKTAGFLTRDARMKERKKYGLKAARRAPQFSKR; via the coding sequence TTGGCACAAGTACAATATTATGGTACAGGTCGCCGTAAGCACTCAGTTGCTCGCGTTCGCCTATTGCCAGGTGACGGCCGTATCGTTATTAATGGTCGTGAATTAGACGAATATTTTGATCTTGAAACATTAAAGCTTATCGTTAAACAACCACTTGTTGAAACAGGTGTTGAAGGTCAATACGACGTTCATGTAAATGTTAACGGTGGTGGTTACACAGGACAAGCGGGTGCTATCCGTCATGGTGTTGCTCGTGCTCTACTTCAAGTAGATCCTGACAACCGTCCAGCATTAAAAACTGCTGGTTTCTTAACTCGTGATGCACGTATGAAAGAGCGTAAGAAATACGGTCTTAAAGCAGCACGTCGTGCACCTCAGTTCTCAAAACGTTAA
- a CDS encoding Mrp/NBP35 family ATP-binding protein translates to MVTEAVVLEALNRVKDRDLNKSLVETGGVREVKVKDGNVSVKIALAKTGTAEQMEVQQEVVNVIKGEGANSVGLRFEELTEEELVKLGGVNEPSFQGPALLAPNSKTTFIAVTSGKGGVGKSTVSVNLATSLARLGKKVGIIDADIYGFSVPDMMGIEERPKVIADRIYPVERFGVKVISMGFFVEDNAPVIWRGPMLGKMLNQFFTEVEWGDLDYLVLDLPPGTGDVALDLHTMLPHSKEILVTTPHATAAFVAARAGTMAIKTHHEILGVVENMAYFQSRVSGEKEYVFGTGGGERLTEELKTELLGQIPLGQPEINKDDFAPSIYASEHPIGEIYEGIAKRIIEKTH, encoded by the coding sequence TTGGTAACCGAAGCAGTAGTTCTTGAAGCTTTAAATCGGGTTAAAGACCGTGATTTAAATAAAAGCCTTGTTGAAACAGGGGGAGTAAGAGAAGTTAAAGTAAAAGATGGCAACGTCAGCGTGAAAATTGCACTTGCTAAAACAGGAACAGCTGAACAAATGGAAGTTCAACAAGAAGTTGTTAATGTTATTAAGGGTGAAGGGGCAAACTCAGTCGGACTTCGCTTTGAAGAGTTAACAGAGGAAGAGTTAGTGAAACTAGGTGGTGTAAATGAACCTTCGTTCCAAGGACCAGCACTTCTTGCTCCAAATAGTAAGACAACATTTATTGCGGTTACAAGTGGTAAAGGAGGCGTAGGGAAATCGACCGTATCGGTTAACTTAGCTACTTCTTTAGCGCGCCTAGGAAAAAAAGTTGGTATTATTGATGCTGATATTTATGGCTTCAGTGTTCCAGATATGATGGGAATTGAAGAACGACCAAAAGTAATTGCAGATCGTATTTATCCAGTTGAACGCTTTGGAGTAAAGGTAATCTCAATGGGGTTTTTCGTTGAAGACAATGCGCCAGTAATTTGGAGAGGTCCAATGCTTGGAAAAATGTTAAATCAATTTTTCACAGAGGTTGAATGGGGAGATCTCGACTATTTAGTGTTAGATTTACCTCCCGGAACAGGAGATGTAGCTCTTGATCTTCACACTATGCTTCCTCACTCTAAAGAAATTTTAGTTACAACACCTCATGCAACCGCAGCATTTGTTGCAGCTCGTGCAGGGACTATGGCTATAAAAACACACCATGAAATTTTAGGTGTCGTTGAAAACATGGCGTACTTTCAAAGTCGTGTATCGGGTGAGAAAGAATATGTTTTTGGAACTGGTGGCGGAGAGCGTTTAACTGAGGAATTAAAGACAGAACTACTTGGACAAATACCACTTGGTCAACCAGAAATAAATAAAGATGATTTTGCACCGTCCATTTATGCATCGGAACATCCAATCGGCGAAATCTATGAAGGAATTGCAAAACGCATTATTGAAAAGACACATTAA
- a CDS encoding KinB-signaling pathway activation protein, translated as MNSRKVVYLFFTTLLVGSISGTIVGFILEFNVYTEGSFLNMLFGIIWMIGISAAFSLISQMGFFAYLTVHRFGLGLFKSQKLWNYVQLILIAFTVFDLIYFRYVAFAETGETIWGYMVMPLLLLFYGIVIAFIKAKGTNKGAFIPALFFIVVVTTIEWVPALTVNDPKWLWLYFTPLITANTWQLLILHRLNNQSK; from the coding sequence GTGAACAGTCGGAAAGTCGTTTATTTATTTTTTACCACTTTATTAGTGGGAAGTATAAGTGGTACGATTGTCGGTTTTATTTTAGAGTTCAATGTTTACACAGAAGGCTCGTTTCTTAATATGTTGTTTGGGATTATTTGGATGATTGGAATTTCTGCAGCCTTTAGCTTGATTAGTCAAATGGGCTTTTTCGCTTATTTAACGGTTCATCGTTTCGGATTGGGGTTATTTAAATCACAAAAGCTTTGGAATTATGTTCAGCTTATTTTAATTGCATTTACCGTGTTTGATCTTATTTATTTCCGTTATGTTGCTTTTGCGGAAACAGGGGAAACGATTTGGGGATATATGGTGATGCCGTTGCTGCTTTTATTTTACGGAATAGTGATTGCTTTTATAAAAGCAAAAGGTACAAATAAAGGTGCGTTTATTCCTGCTCTCTTTTTTATCGTAGTTGTAACTACAATTGAGTGGGTTCCAGCATTAACTGTAAATGATCCAAAATGGTTATGGCTGTATTTCACACCTTTAATTACAGCAAATACGTGGCAACTATTGATCTTGCATCGTCTTAATAACCAATCTAAATAA
- a CDS encoding energy-coupling factor transporter ATPase: MSSIIELNQVCFTYDNSEKPALNGVDLNISSHEWVAVLGRNGSGKSTFGRLLNGLLIPTAGSVLINGHSTADEKLIWSIRTSIGMVFQNPDHQFVATTVNDDLAFGLENLGLPREVMQERIDKYADLIGITHLLEAEPHRLSGGQKQRVAIAGVMAMEPEVIIFDESTSMLDPVGRNEVMNTLKMLHERGMTIISITHDMDEAMQADRILTFHNGEVIKDCSPIELFSSVDLLKELGLSLPFSVDLQNELQKRGVILSDISLTEEELIAKLWTLYSMK; encoded by the coding sequence ATGTCATCAATAATTGAACTCAATCAAGTTTGTTTCACCTATGATAATTCAGAGAAACCAGCGTTAAATGGTGTTGATTTAAATATATCCTCTCATGAGTGGGTAGCTGTATTAGGGAGAAATGGCTCTGGAAAATCTACTTTTGGAAGATTACTAAATGGGTTATTGATTCCAACGGCTGGTTCAGTATTAATAAATGGTCATTCGACTGCGGACGAAAAGTTGATTTGGTCTATTCGGACTTCTATTGGTATGGTTTTTCAAAATCCAGATCATCAATTTGTTGCAACAACGGTGAACGATGATCTTGCTTTTGGTTTGGAGAATTTAGGTTTGCCTCGGGAAGTGATGCAAGAGAGGATTGACAAATATGCAGATCTCATTGGAATTACACACCTTCTTGAAGCGGAACCCCATCGCTTATCAGGTGGACAAAAGCAAAGGGTAGCAATAGCAGGTGTTATGGCAATGGAGCCAGAAGTGATTATCTTTGACGAGTCGACGTCAATGCTCGATCCCGTCGGTAGAAATGAAGTGATGAATACGTTAAAGATGCTTCATGAACGAGGGATGACCATCATCTCAATCACACACGATATGGACGAAGCAATGCAAGCAGATCGGATATTAACCTTTCATAATGGAGAGGTCATAAAAGATTGTTCTCCTATTGAACTTTTTTCATCAGTTGATCTATTAAAAGAATTAGGGTTATCACTGCCTTTTTCTGTCGATTTGCAAAATGAGCTGCAAAAAAGAGGAGTTATCCTTTCCGACATATCTTTAACAGAAGAGGAGTTGATTGCAAAGTTATGGACATTGTATTCAATGAAGTAG
- a CDS encoding TRAP transporter large permease: protein MTVIAGILLFASFFFLLLFGAPIAIAIIVSSILTFFLILPFDVAILTSAQRMVTGIDNFTMLAIPLFVLSGIIMNNGGIAFRLVNFAKVLVGKLPGSLAHTNVVGNMLFGSISGSSVASAAAMGRIMTPMQTNQGYKKTYSAAVNIASAPTGLLIPPSSILIVYSLVSGGTSVAALFMAGYIPGILWGLAVMVVAYFMAKKEGYPVSKLPTIKDVLYIVASAVPSLLLIIIVIGGIVAGIFTATEGAAVAVIYATVLSMIYKSIKIKDVPAILKETIEITGMILFLITASALFSLVMSYIGLPEALSRALLSITDHQVGIILIMLAILLVIGTFMDITPAVLIFTPIFLPISQTFGIDPVHFGMIVCFALCIGNMTPPVGSALFVGCSVADVRIEHVIKTLLPYFAVVIIVLLLVAFIPQISLFLPNLFGV, encoded by the coding sequence ATGACAGTCATCGCAGGGATTCTACTGTTTGCTAGCTTCTTCTTTCTTCTTTTATTTGGAGCACCAATTGCCATTGCGATTATTGTTAGTTCCATCTTAACATTCTTCTTAATCTTGCCGTTTGATGTGGCAATACTCACATCAGCACAAAGAATGGTTACTGGTATAGACAATTTTACAATGTTAGCAATTCCTTTGTTTGTACTATCTGGTATTATTATGAACAATGGCGGGATCGCTTTCAGGTTAGTTAATTTTGCAAAAGTGCTTGTTGGAAAATTACCTGGATCTTTAGCTCATACGAATGTAGTCGGAAATATGTTGTTTGGTTCCATCTCAGGATCAAGTGTTGCCTCGGCAGCAGCGATGGGGCGAATTATGACACCGATGCAAACAAATCAAGGCTATAAAAAAACCTATTCTGCTGCTGTTAATATTGCGTCAGCACCGACGGGATTGTTAATTCCGCCAAGTTCAATCTTGATCGTTTATTCATTAGTGAGTGGAGGTACATCGGTAGCGGCTTTATTCATGGCTGGATATATTCCAGGGATTCTTTGGGGACTAGCTGTTATGGTTGTTGCCTATTTTATGGCAAAAAAAGAAGGATATCCGGTATCTAAGCTACCTACTATAAAAGATGTCCTCTATATCGTAGCTAGTGCGGTTCCAAGTTTGTTGTTAATTATTATTGTAATTGGTGGTATTGTCGCAGGGATCTTCACCGCGACAGAAGGAGCCGCAGTAGCCGTAATCTATGCTACAGTTCTATCAATGATCTATAAAAGCATTAAAATTAAAGATGTTCCGGCCATCCTAAAAGAGACAATCGAAATTACAGGTATGATTCTTTTCTTAATTACAGCATCAGCACTATTTTCATTAGTCATGTCCTATATTGGGCTGCCTGAAGCTTTAAGTAGAGCGTTATTATCGATCACGGACCATCAGGTCGGTATTATTCTTATTATGCTTGCGATTCTCCTAGTAATTGGTACATTTATGGATATAACACCGGCAGTACTTATATTTACACCGATATTCTTACCTATATCGCAAACATTCGGAATTGACCCTGTTCATTTCGGTATGATCGTGTGTTTTGCATTATGTATTGGTAATATGACGCCTCCGGTAGGTAGTGCATTATTTGTAGGATGTAGTGTGGCTGATGTTCGTATTGAACATGTAATAAAAACATTGCTTCCATACTTTGCTGTCGTTATTATCGTCTTATTATTAGTAGCGTTTATCCCTCAAATCAGCCTATTCTTACCAAACTTATTTGGGGTATAG